The following proteins are co-located in the Gordonia polyisoprenivorans genome:
- a CDS encoding MetQ/NlpA family ABC transporter substrate-binding protein: MSQTTGPQIDSTDSSPPPGGDIELRTRRRWPIYAAIGVVVVVIAAIIGWRFAGSDTKSANDTPGATLTVVTAEGNAAEEALVDFVSKNVAPRYGITVAFKGLSDSTTLNRAVSDGEVAGTIYQHRLWLSQVLDANPDFQEEAATPVFRWGFGIWSDKYTSPAQIPQNGTVSLYSDPANEAQGLWLLERAGLITLKPGVDKWKATQDDIATNPKNLQFKLLDFAAQSRALPDLDATVGYTEYYLAADIDIAKQIFSPPAPDEFAGQLTIGSKWKDADNIKKLVAAFKDPAVQNYLRTDPQVKNILLPL, from the coding sequence ATGTCCCAGACCACCGGACCCCAGATCGACTCGACCGATTCCTCACCACCACCGGGCGGTGACATCGAACTGCGCACCCGGCGTCGGTGGCCGATCTACGCCGCGATCGGGGTGGTCGTCGTCGTCATCGCAGCGATCATCGGCTGGCGCTTCGCCGGATCGGATACCAAGTCGGCCAACGACACTCCCGGAGCGACTCTGACGGTCGTGACCGCCGAGGGTAATGCCGCCGAGGAAGCGCTCGTCGACTTCGTGTCGAAGAACGTCGCGCCCCGGTACGGGATCACCGTGGCGTTCAAGGGACTCTCGGACTCCACGACGCTGAACCGGGCGGTCAGTGACGGCGAGGTGGCGGGCACCATCTACCAGCATCGCCTCTGGCTCTCTCAGGTACTCGACGCGAACCCCGACTTCCAGGAAGAGGCCGCAACTCCGGTGTTCCGCTGGGGATTCGGTATCTGGTCGGACAAGTACACCTCGCCCGCACAGATCCCGCAGAACGGCACGGTGTCGCTGTACTCCGACCCCGCGAACGAAGCGCAGGGCCTGTGGCTACTCGAGCGGGCCGGTCTGATCACCCTGAAGCCGGGGGTGGACAAGTGGAAGGCCACCCAGGACGACATCGCGACGAATCCGAAGAACTTGCAGTTCAAGTTGCTCGACTTCGCGGCACAGTCGCGTGCGTTGCCCGACCTCGACGCCACCGTCGGCTACACCGAGTATTACCTCGCCGCCGACATCGACATCGCCAAGCAGATCTTCTCGCCGCCTGCGCCCGACGAGTTCGCCGGACAGCTGACCATCGGGTCGAAGTGGAAGGACGCCGACAACATCAAGAAGCTGGTCGCCGCTTTCAAGGATCCCGCCGTCCAGAATTACCTGCGCACCGATCCGCAGGTGAAGAACATCCTCTTGCCGCTCTGA
- a CDS encoding amidohydrolase family protein, which translates to MAAMPVIDAHCHIIDPRFPLVGNNGYVPEPFDVHDYLERVRPLGVSGGVVVAGSFQGSAQDYLIAALRELGDGYVGVTQLPADVSDERIRELDAAGIRAVRFNLYRGPVLSLSEVSRFAHRVYEVAGWHSEFYLDAKALPDLAPMLRRLPAATIDHLAMSDDATGILLTLVEHGLVIKATGFGRMSITDPDALMADILSANPRGLVFGTDLPSTRAAIPFQDGDLDRVLQVAGAEHADAVVRTNAIELYRLGVAVDPSSP; encoded by the coding sequence ATGGCTGCCATGCCGGTCATCGACGCCCACTGCCACATCATCGATCCGCGGTTTCCACTGGTCGGCAACAACGGTTACGTCCCCGAACCGTTCGATGTGCACGACTACCTCGAACGGGTCAGACCCTTGGGGGTGTCCGGAGGAGTGGTGGTGGCCGGTTCCTTCCAGGGCAGCGCCCAGGACTACCTGATCGCCGCACTGCGCGAACTCGGTGATGGCTACGTCGGGGTGACCCAGCTGCCGGCCGATGTGAGTGACGAGCGGATTCGTGAGCTCGATGCCGCGGGCATCCGTGCGGTCCGATTCAATCTGTATCGGGGCCCGGTCCTGTCGTTGTCGGAGGTCTCGCGGTTCGCCCATCGGGTGTACGAGGTCGCCGGGTGGCACAGCGAGTTCTATCTCGACGCGAAGGCGCTGCCCGATCTGGCACCCATGCTCCGGCGACTACCCGCGGCCACCATCGATCACCTTGCGATGTCCGACGACGCGACCGGCATCCTGCTCACTCTCGTGGAACACGGATTGGTGATCAAGGCAACCGGATTCGGCCGGATGTCCATCACCGATCCCGACGCGTTGATGGCGGACATCCTCTCCGCCAATCCGCGCGGATTGGTCTTCGGCACCGATTTGCCCTCGACTCGCGCCGCAATTCCGTTCCAGGACGGTGATCTCGATCGTGTTCTCCAGGTGGCCGGTGCCGAGCACGCCGATGCGGTTGTTCGCACCAATGCCATCGAGCTGTATCGGCTCGGCGTCGCGGTCGATCCGTCCTCCCCGTAG
- a CDS encoding MMPL family transporter: MADRGDAVLGRIGRLTHRFSVWIVLFWVVLAAALTVTVPQLEHTVSTRSADFVPADLPANKSLEQMAKDFGVPASNAVGSVVLVSRNGFGAPEQRYYGALLRALVADKSNVAYVLDTYGNPVTRDIALSRDGKAVTVLVASAGSAGSTRAHHATIAIRDHIAALPRPGGLTVHFSGPTPTLSDLFSGIDVSLLIITGVSVLLITVMLALAYRRFTTALIPLLTVGLVLAIVRPVISLLGAHGVLPVSNFTIAIMTALVLGAGTDYAIFGIANYHRARRAGAEVVDAVTAVSVRTAPILIASALTIAAACASMVFTKIGMFATAGPPTAIAVLIALAIALTLPNALLSLAGRRGLAEPRPSTESRWQHRGARVIRHAGVYTTVALIFLIGTAAATTTLRLNWDESAMPVRATDSTRGYEAVRQHYPTAEISPEYVTFRADHDLRNTADLASLELAAMALSKIPEVGLVRSITRPDGKPLAEAATGYQTRIVGGQLGDAEHRMSAAEPQLRMLAEGAQQLSTGADAAAVQMPALVSGSQQVVSMAGTVLDGLDQVNGITRTATGGDSLAQTLPVLRTALATAASAIAALDSPSRVATEALTELDEVFTPLVGEPTPRCTSSPACATARAAFAQLDRALGGRASAALTSLHAFAGVPTETITRVTGLLPQLNSALSTVDSLLQQLAGRSTEQVRADLARLEQGVADLSSGMSQLADGLHQVRDGTAQMVALTGALTKGLHQASEYLTTMGDATSTGAGAGFYLPPDALHDKRFVAGSRLLISPNGRTARMIVTWKVNPYSQEAMAASRQLPVVAHRALTGTTLADASVSTAGLASLSADMQDQLHRDFLIFASVAAAAVLVILMVLLRSILAPVLLVGTVILSFASAVGVSVLVWQHVIGIDLDWSVIPVSFMALIAVGADYSMLFADRIREESREGMVRGIIRGFGSTGGVITTAGVVFAVTMFALMSGTVLNLVQIGFTIGVGLLLDIAIVRTVLVPAAMAVIGERIWWPSPTSSATVGRR; encoded by the coding sequence ATGGCCGACCGGGGTGATGCCGTGCTCGGGCGTATCGGGCGACTTACCCATCGGTTCTCCGTGTGGATCGTGCTGTTCTGGGTGGTACTCGCCGCCGCGCTCACCGTGACGGTCCCGCAGCTCGAGCACACCGTCTCGACCAGATCCGCCGATTTCGTTCCCGCCGACCTACCAGCCAACAAGAGCCTGGAGCAGATGGCCAAGGACTTCGGCGTTCCGGCGTCCAACGCGGTGGGCAGCGTGGTCCTGGTCAGCCGCAACGGCTTCGGAGCCCCGGAGCAGAGGTACTACGGCGCCTTGTTGCGGGCGTTGGTCGCCGACAAGAGCAACGTCGCCTACGTGCTGGACACCTACGGCAACCCGGTGACACGCGACATCGCGCTGAGCCGCGACGGCAAGGCGGTCACCGTACTCGTCGCCAGTGCGGGATCGGCGGGTTCGACCCGCGCCCACCACGCAACGATTGCGATTCGCGATCACATCGCGGCACTCCCGCGACCCGGCGGGCTGACCGTGCACTTCAGCGGGCCGACCCCTACGCTGTCGGATCTGTTCTCCGGCATCGACGTGTCACTCCTGATCATCACCGGGGTCTCGGTCCTGCTGATCACGGTGATGCTGGCGCTCGCGTACCGCAGGTTCACGACCGCGTTGATCCCGCTGCTGACCGTGGGCCTCGTTCTCGCGATCGTCCGTCCGGTCATCTCCCTGCTCGGCGCACACGGCGTGCTCCCGGTATCGAACTTCACGATCGCGATCATGACCGCGTTGGTGCTCGGCGCCGGGACCGACTACGCCATCTTCGGAATCGCGAACTATCACCGCGCGCGCCGCGCCGGCGCAGAGGTCGTCGATGCGGTCACTGCCGTCTCGGTTCGTACCGCCCCGATCCTCATCGCGTCCGCCCTGACCATCGCCGCGGCCTGTGCGTCGATGGTGTTCACCAAGATCGGCATGTTCGCCACGGCCGGCCCTCCCACAGCGATCGCAGTGCTGATCGCCCTCGCCATCGCGTTGACATTGCCCAATGCCCTCCTGTCCCTTGCGGGGCGACGCGGGCTCGCCGAGCCGCGGCCGTCGACGGAGAGTCGGTGGCAGCATCGCGGCGCTCGAGTGATCCGGCATGCCGGGGTGTACACGACCGTGGCACTGATTTTCCTGATCGGAACCGCAGCCGCGACGACGACCCTGCGCCTCAACTGGGACGAGTCCGCGATGCCCGTCCGCGCGACCGACTCGACCAGAGGGTATGAGGCTGTGCGGCAGCACTATCCGACGGCCGAGATCTCGCCGGAGTATGTGACCTTCCGCGCCGATCACGACCTGCGCAACACAGCCGATCTCGCCTCGCTGGAGCTGGCGGCGATGGCGTTGTCCAAGATTCCCGAGGTCGGGTTGGTCCGCTCGATCACGCGCCCCGACGGAAAGCCGCTGGCAGAGGCCGCCACCGGCTATCAGACCCGCATCGTCGGAGGCCAACTCGGCGATGCCGAGCACCGGATGTCGGCGGCCGAACCGCAATTGAGGATGCTTGCCGAAGGGGCGCAGCAGCTTTCGACCGGAGCAGATGCGGCGGCCGTCCAGATGCCCGCGCTGGTGTCCGGTTCCCAACAGGTGGTGTCGATGGCCGGTACCGTTCTCGACGGCCTCGACCAAGTCAATGGCATCACCCGAACGGCGACCGGCGGCGACTCCCTGGCACAGACGCTTCCGGTGCTGCGCACAGCGCTGGCCACCGCCGCATCGGCCATTGCCGCACTCGACTCCCCGTCACGGGTGGCGACCGAGGCCCTGACCGAGCTCGATGAGGTGTTCACTCCGCTGGTGGGCGAACCCACGCCGCGGTGCACGTCGAGTCCGGCGTGCGCGACCGCGCGTGCGGCGTTCGCTCAACTCGATCGTGCGCTCGGCGGACGCGCTTCTGCGGCACTGACCTCCCTGCATGCCTTTGCCGGAGTCCCCACCGAGACGATCACCCGAGTTACTGGGTTACTGCCGCAACTCAATTCGGCCTTGAGCACCGTTGATTCACTGTTGCAGCAACTCGCCGGACGTTCCACCGAACAGGTACGCGCCGACCTGGCTCGTCTCGAGCAGGGCGTGGCCGATCTTTCCAGTGGCATGTCGCAACTCGCCGACGGTCTGCACCAGGTGCGTGACGGGACAGCGCAAATGGTGGCTCTGACCGGAGCGTTGACCAAAGGGCTGCACCAGGCCTCTGAGTACCTGACCACCATGGGGGACGCCACATCGACGGGCGCCGGAGCGGGATTCTATCTGCCGCCGGATGCGCTGCACGACAAGCGGTTTGTCGCCGGCTCCCGGCTCCTGATCTCGCCGAACGGGCGCACCGCACGCATGATCGTCACATGGAAGGTCAACCCCTACAGTCAGGAAGCGATGGCGGCCAGCCGTCAACTTCCCGTCGTCGCGCATCGGGCGCTGACGGGCACCACTTTGGCCGATGCCTCCGTATCGACGGCCGGACTGGCGTCGCTGTCGGCGGATATGCAGGACCAATTGCATCGCGACTTCCTGATCTTCGCGTCGGTCGCCGCTGCGGCGGTCCTGGTCATCCTCATGGTGTTGCTGCGTAGCATCCTGGCTCCGGTCCTGTTGGTGGGCACCGTGATCCTGAGCTTTGCGTCAGCAGTAGGGGTGAGCGTGCTCGTCTGGCAGCACGTGATCGGCATCGACCTCGACTGGTCGGTGATCCCAGTGTCGTTCATGGCCCTCATCGCCGTCGGTGCGGATTATTCGATGTTGTTCGCCGACCGCATTCGCGAGGAATCGCGAGAGGGGATGGTGCGCGGCATCATCCGCGGCTTCGGGAGTACCGGCGGGGTCATCACCACGGCCGGAGTGGTTTTCGCTGTCACGATGTTCGCCCTCATGAGCGGCACCGTCCTCAACCTCGTGCAGATCGGCTTCACCATCGGGGTCGGCCTGTTGCTCGACATCGCGATCGTGCGCACGGTTCTGGTCCCGGCCGCGATGGCGGTGATCGGCGAGAGAATCTGGTGGCCATCGCCGACCTCGTCGGCAACCGTTGGCCGGAGGTGA
- a CDS encoding methionine ABC transporter permease has product MSDTTHLAAITVPVNEIPSLLIPAFIDTVLMVSIVMVIVLVVGVPLGALIHNLAPGGLFENRSLHTPLSWVISIGRSLPFLVLMTAIIPFTRLLTGTNIGIPAAVVPMSIAGIAFFTRIVENSLRSVPTSVVEVAKASGGSNAQIIWTAQIPEALPNIVGGLTINTIAMIEYSTIAGTIGAGGLGYVAVTYGYQRFDHGVMIATIVTLIVVVALIQVIGDGLVRHLTPEKSLRSRTIRTDRSARTKV; this is encoded by the coding sequence ATGAGCGACACCACTCACCTGGCCGCGATCACCGTGCCGGTCAACGAGATTCCGTCACTGCTGATCCCGGCCTTCATCGACACGGTCCTCATGGTGAGCATCGTGATGGTGATCGTGTTGGTCGTCGGGGTGCCGCTCGGTGCGCTGATCCACAACCTCGCCCCGGGCGGGTTGTTCGAGAACCGGTCCCTGCACACGCCGCTGTCCTGGGTGATCAGCATCGGACGTTCCCTGCCGTTCCTCGTCCTGATGACGGCGATCATCCCGTTCACCCGACTGCTCACCGGCACCAACATCGGGATTCCGGCCGCAGTCGTCCCGATGTCGATTGCCGGGATCGCCTTCTTCACCCGCATCGTCGAGAACTCGTTGCGCTCGGTACCCACCTCGGTGGTGGAGGTCGCCAAGGCGTCGGGCGGGTCGAACGCCCAGATCATCTGGACCGCACAGATTCCCGAGGCCCTTCCCAACATCGTCGGCGGCCTCACGATCAACACGATCGCGATGATCGAGTACTCCACGATCGCCGGCACCATCGGCGCGGGCGGCCTGGGATATGTCGCGGTCACCTACGGCTATCAACGTTTCGATCACGGCGTGATGATCGCGACGATCGTCACCCTCATCGTCGTCGTCGCGTTGATCCAGGTGATCGGCGATGGCCTCGTCCGGCATCTCACCCCGGAGAAGTCGCTGCGCAGCAGAACCATTCGCACCGATCGATCCGCTCGCACCAAAGTCTGA
- a CDS encoding methionine ABC transporter ATP-binding protein, which translates to MIEVSRLNKVFTTPSGPVTVLDDVTFSVSGGEIFAVVGPSGAGKSTLTQCLNLLQRPTSGEVIVNGENLAHLDAGALRAARRRIGTVFQSANLLSRRTAAENVALPLEYLGATKAAIRTRVGELLDRVGMADRADLYPHQLSGGQRQRVGIARALALKPAVLLSDEATSGLDPQATTSFLNLLGDVREELGLAVVFITHEMDVITRIADRAGRLDHGRIVEQGAVADLVLDPDSVLGKALRPRGTAAPVAPGRSSVEVTYNSAAVPPDWIARVSSTIGTTVGVLGANIQSVDGVTAGELTVSVEDHSLEAFSAEAATYGITVGAGARSQEATV; encoded by the coding sequence ATGATCGAGGTGTCCCGTCTTAACAAGGTCTTCACCACGCCCTCGGGACCGGTGACCGTCCTCGACGACGTGACCTTCTCCGTCTCCGGGGGTGAGATCTTCGCCGTCGTCGGCCCGTCCGGTGCGGGCAAGTCCACGCTGACCCAATGCCTGAATCTGTTGCAGCGGCCGACCTCCGGTGAGGTGATCGTCAACGGCGAAAACCTCGCGCATCTCGACGCCGGCGCCTTGCGGGCCGCGCGGCGACGTATCGGAACCGTCTTTCAGTCGGCGAATCTGTTGTCACGCAGAACCGCAGCCGAGAACGTCGCGCTCCCACTCGAGTATCTCGGCGCGACCAAAGCCGCCATTCGAACGCGGGTGGGCGAGTTGCTCGATCGCGTCGGCATGGCCGACCGAGCCGATCTCTATCCCCATCAGCTCTCCGGAGGGCAGCGGCAGCGCGTGGGAATCGCTCGGGCCCTCGCGCTCAAACCCGCCGTCTTGCTCTCCGACGAGGCGACTTCTGGTCTCGATCCGCAGGCGACGACGTCGTTCCTGAACCTCCTCGGCGACGTCCGCGAGGAGCTGGGCCTCGCCGTGGTGTTCATCACCCACGAGATGGATGTCATCACCCGGATCGCCGACCGCGCCGGTCGCCTCGACCATGGGCGCATCGTCGAGCAGGGGGCGGTGGCAGATCTCGTCCTCGACCCCGACTCGGTACTGGGGAAGGCGTTGCGCCCGCGCGGAACCGCCGCCCCCGTCGCGCCCGGCCGCAGCAGCGTCGAGGTGACCTACAACTCGGCGGCCGTACCACCGGACTGGATCGCACGGGTGTCGAGCACCATCGGTACCACCGTCGGTGTGCTCGGCGCGAACATCCAAAGCGTCGACGGCGTCACCGCAGGCGAACTCACCGTCTCCGTCGAGGACCACTCGCTCGAGGCCTTCTCCGCCGAGGCCGCCACCTACGGGATCACCGTCGGCGCCGGCGCACGTTCCCAGGAGGCCACGGTATGA
- a CDS encoding NAD(P)-dependent alcohol dehydrogenase — protein MKAVQMIKPGSEPELRDVSKPAPGPGQVLLKVAAAGACHSDDFVLNMPAENFPYPLPMILGHEGVGVVAEVGQGVSSISEGTAVAVYGPWGCGICHFCARGLENYCSRAIELGITPPGLGTDGAMAEYLIVDDARHLVPIGDLDPVTTVPLTDAGLTPYHAIKPSLSKLVGGTTAVVIGSGGLGHVAIQMLRHLTPSRIIALDVTEEKLAFAKDVGAHEAVLSDADAIANVRKITGSDGATAVFDFVGYQPTIDTAMGVVGAMGDVTIVGLGDGVATAKVGIFAQPYEVSVRAPYWGARDELMEVLDLARDGVLDVAVERFTLDNALEAYRKLAANELRGRAVVVPE, from the coding sequence ATGAAGGCCGTCCAGATGATCAAGCCCGGTTCCGAGCCCGAACTCCGTGACGTGAGCAAGCCGGCGCCTGGCCCCGGGCAGGTACTGCTCAAGGTCGCCGCAGCGGGCGCCTGCCACTCCGACGACTTCGTTCTGAACATGCCTGCAGAGAACTTCCCGTATCCCCTGCCGATGATCCTCGGCCATGAAGGTGTGGGTGTCGTTGCCGAAGTGGGACAGGGGGTCTCGTCGATCTCCGAGGGTACCGCCGTTGCGGTGTACGGCCCGTGGGGATGCGGGATTTGCCACTTCTGTGCTCGAGGGCTGGAGAACTACTGTTCGCGCGCAATCGAATTGGGGATCACGCCGCCCGGACTGGGTACCGATGGCGCGATGGCCGAGTACCTCATCGTCGACGACGCGCGGCATCTCGTTCCGATCGGTGACCTCGATCCGGTAACGACCGTTCCGCTCACCGACGCCGGGTTAACGCCTTATCACGCGATAAAGCCGTCGCTGAGCAAGCTCGTCGGCGGCACGACGGCCGTGGTGATCGGTTCCGGCGGGCTCGGTCACGTCGCCATTCAGATGCTGCGTCACCTGACCCCCTCCCGGATCATCGCGCTCGATGTGACCGAGGAGAAGCTGGCCTTCGCCAAGGACGTCGGCGCTCATGAGGCAGTACTCAGCGACGCAGATGCCATCGCGAATGTCCGCAAGATCACCGGAAGCGACGGTGCCACCGCAGTTTTCGACTTCGTCGGATACCAGCCGACCATCGACACCGCGATGGGAGTGGTCGGCGCGATGGGTGATGTGACCATCGTCGGACTCGGAGACGGGGTGGCCACGGCCAAGGTGGGCATCTTCGCCCAGCCCTACGAGGTGTCGGTGCGTGCACCCTACTGGGGTGCCCGTGATGAACTCATGGAGGTGCTCGACCTGGCGCGCGACGGTGTGCTCGATGTTGCGGTGGAGCGCTTCACCCTCGACAACGCCCTCGAGGCCTACCGCAAGCTCGCGGCGAATGAGTTGCGCGGGCGTGCCGTGGTGGTTCCGGAGTAG
- a CDS encoding glyoxalase, protein MTTTIDSLSLGATDPGDAKAFYDKAFGLGDRLRLHHSNEPTTGFRGFVLSLVVAEPAVVDSFIDPALDAGAELLKPARRSFWGYGGVLRAPDGAIWKSASSSKKNTGAPLRTVENVVMLIGANDIATSKAFYTDHGFEVAKSFGRKYVEFAGGPITLALYGRKAAAKDAGVRPEGDGVHRIRLFTGTATFTDPDGFVYASDL, encoded by the coding sequence ATGACCACAACCATCGATTCCCTGTCCCTCGGCGCCACCGATCCCGGAGACGCCAAAGCGTTCTACGACAAGGCCTTCGGACTCGGTGATCGGCTTCGTCTGCACCACAGCAACGAGCCGACCACCGGGTTCCGTGGGTTCGTGCTCTCCCTCGTCGTCGCAGAGCCGGCGGTCGTCGACTCGTTCATCGACCCGGCACTCGATGCCGGTGCCGAGCTCCTGAAACCCGCACGGCGCTCCTTCTGGGGATACGGCGGTGTCTTGCGCGCACCGGACGGCGCGATCTGGAAGAGCGCCTCGTCGTCGAAGAAGAACACCGGCGCACCGCTGCGAACGGTCGAGAACGTCGTGATGTTGATCGGCGCCAACGACATTGCGACGTCCAAGGCGTTCTACACCGACCACGGCTTCGAGGTCGCCAAGTCGTTCGGCCGCAAGTATGTCGAGTTCGCCGGCGGACCGATCACGCTCGCCCTCTACGGGCGCAAGGCCGCCGCCAAGGACGCCGGGGTCCGCCCGGAAGGCGATGGTGTACATCGCATCCGGTTGTTCACCGGCACAGCCACGTTCACCGATCCGGACGGGTTCGTCTACGCATCGGACTTGTGA
- a CDS encoding DUF6670 family protein, with product MEVRDRLRAFAAAIPRGLNRNAHLNTVPFDPATPMRTPSGRRRNWAHYGVMIPDLPEPHRTFGVMAIVGSPGVRIFANNHAIVTTPDDTAYTVSATAAMTSGQFFTQSIAAECDFRPDGSHLRFGSELTMRGRYPHFTVHRSHDEVDVDVDITATASASYFANIPGIYQHWSLLARYSGTVSHRGTREPIDGLCTVEYATGVGVHSLLANTRRTLPATFFTYHVLNVDAVTQVLFVTLLGPADIIIQQAVYVRTVEAAGSEVYTAGIDFRVDRHEPEPRVTPDGRCMRLPQSLSWSLTDSEGWTIISIQGAVDDLVYGLGAGYVGNYEYHGSFGGRPIAGRAYLEYVDCR from the coding sequence ATGGAAGTTCGAGACAGGTTGCGCGCATTCGCGGCCGCCATACCCAGAGGGCTCAACCGCAACGCGCACCTCAACACTGTGCCGTTCGATCCGGCGACCCCGATGCGCACCCCGTCCGGCCGACGCCGCAACTGGGCGCACTACGGGGTGATGATTCCTGATCTGCCGGAACCGCACCGAACGTTCGGGGTCATGGCGATAGTGGGTTCGCCAGGGGTGCGAATATTCGCCAACAACCACGCCATCGTCACCACCCCCGACGACACCGCGTACACCGTGTCGGCCACCGCGGCGATGACGAGCGGCCAGTTCTTCACCCAATCCATTGCTGCGGAATGCGATTTCCGCCCGGACGGCAGTCACCTGCGGTTCGGATCAGAACTGACGATGCGCGGACGCTATCCGCATTTCACAGTCCACCGCTCCCACGACGAAGTCGATGTCGATGTCGACATCACCGCCACCGCGTCGGCCTCCTATTTCGCCAATATTCCAGGGATCTATCAGCATTGGAGTCTCCTCGCGCGGTACAGCGGCACCGTCAGCCACCGAGGTACACGCGAACCGATCGACGGACTGTGCACCGTCGAGTACGCCACGGGCGTGGGCGTTCACAGCCTGCTCGCGAATACCCGGCGAACACTGCCCGCGACGTTCTTCACCTACCATGTGCTCAACGTCGACGCCGTCACACAGGTCCTGTTCGTCACGTTGCTCGGGCCCGCCGACATCATCATTCAACAGGCGGTGTATGTCCGGACGGTGGAGGCCGCCGGGTCGGAGGTCTACACGGCCGGCATCGATTTCCGGGTCGATCGCCACGAGCCCGAACCACGGGTCACGCCCGACGGCAGGTGCATGCGGCTACCGCAATCTCTGTCGTGGAGTCTGACCGATTCGGAGGGGTGGACCATCATCAGCATCCAGGGCGCGGTCGACGACCTCGTTTACGGCCTCGGTGCGGGATACGTCGGCAATTACGAATATCACGGCAGTTTCGGCGGCCGACCAATCGCCGGCCGAGCGTATCTGGAGTATGTCGATTGCCGATGA
- a CDS encoding GMC oxidoreductase has protein sequence MRLTAAGVTAAGVSATVGAGASAALPAAHGRYESLVPEIFRPVAPPRQHSEAIVIGSGFGGSVSALRLAETGIQITVLERGSRWPHDPWRKIFGWDGRMLWHAQRSLAERSASSALTVPAYAETLGAMAAVDDFGGIFEISWHNNSAIMCGAAVAGGSVVYIGITAESKRDPFNQVFKGVVDYDEMATTWYPKALAGLGATVVPPDVYRDHSFSNCRDFWRVGEKAGYAPYFVPGNWRWNVVRDEIAGRAAPMATTSALANSNGSLNSLTYSYLPRAEATGKATIHPRHQVNAIHVEPSGRFVLDVDYVSPYGDVLTRRTLTTDRLVLAAGCLGTNRLLVRARDTGTLPNLNEHIGTGWGNNGNGNIDIAVGGSRKDQQSAVGAAGFFDTTEQFARVMVNSTFSLGPLDSAAAAMNTSAIKMGITSVDPTRGTFRYHRDSQQVILDWPAGGNGGVAENCERIGHVMARHADFPVDAVVYEPDLTWAHCMGGATLGTACDAYGRVHGYRNLYVNDGAMLPGSAGASNPSLTITAVAERNIATVIADGG, from the coding sequence ATGCGGTTGACCGCTGCCGGAGTCACAGCTGCCGGCGTCTCGGCGACCGTCGGTGCGGGGGCCAGCGCGGCGCTACCTGCGGCACACGGCAGATACGAATCGCTGGTGCCGGAGATCTTTCGTCCGGTCGCCCCGCCCCGTCAACACTCCGAGGCGATCGTCATCGGCTCCGGGTTCGGCGGCTCGGTCAGCGCACTTCGACTGGCGGAGACCGGAATTCAGATAACCGTGCTCGAACGCGGATCGCGGTGGCCACACGACCCGTGGCGCAAGATCTTCGGGTGGGACGGCCGGATGCTGTGGCACGCCCAACGATCCCTTGCCGAGCGATCCGCGTCGTCGGCGCTGACGGTGCCCGCCTACGCCGAGACCCTCGGCGCGATGGCCGCCGTCGACGACTTCGGCGGAATCTTCGAGATCAGCTGGCACAACAACTCGGCCATCATGTGCGGTGCGGCGGTGGCCGGCGGATCGGTGGTCTACATCGGCATCACCGCCGAGTCCAAGCGGGACCCGTTCAACCAGGTGTTCAAGGGCGTCGTGGACTACGACGAGATGGCCACGACCTGGTACCCGAAGGCTCTGGCGGGCCTCGGAGCGACGGTGGTACCGCCGGACGTGTATCGCGATCACAGCTTCAGCAACTGCCGAGACTTCTGGCGCGTCGGCGAGAAGGCCGGATATGCACCGTATTTCGTCCCCGGCAACTGGCGATGGAACGTCGTGCGCGACGAGATCGCCGGTCGCGCCGCACCGATGGCCACCACCAGCGCGCTCGCCAACTCCAATGGTTCCCTCAACTCGCTGACATACAGCTATCTCCCCCGCGCCGAGGCCACCGGCAAAGCGACAATTCATCCGCGCCATCAAGTCAACGCCATCCACGTCGAACCTTCCGGGCGTTTCGTTCTCGACGTCGACTACGTCAGCCCGTACGGCGACGTCCTCACCAGGCGGACCCTGACGACCGACCGCCTCGTCCTCGCAGCCGGATGCCTTGGAACCAACAGACTGCTGGTGCGTGCCCGCGACACCGGAACATTGCCGAACCTCAACGAACACATCGGAACCGGCTGGGGCAACAACGGCAACGGCAACATCGACATCGCCGTCGGGGGCAGTCGTAAGGATCAGCAGTCGGCCGTCGGCGCCGCCGGATTCTTCGACACCACCGAGCAGTTCGCCCGGGTGATGGTCAACAGCACCTTCTCTCTCGGACCACTGGATTCCGCTGCCGCGGCGATGAATACCTCGGCGATCAAGATGGGCATCACATCGGTCGATCCGACGCGCGGCACCTTCCGCTACCACCGAGATTCGCAACAGGTCATCCTCGATTGGCCGGCCGGTGGCAACGGCGGCGTCGCGGAGAACTGCGAACGGATCGGCCACGTGATGGCGCGGCACGCCGACTTCCCGGTCGATGCGGTGGTCTACGAGCCCGATCTGACTTGGGCGCACTGCATGGGCGGAGCCACCCTGGGGACGGCGTGCGACGCCTACGGCCGCGTCCACGGATACCGGAACCTCTACGTCAATGACGGTGCGATGCTGCCCGGTTCGGCCGGTGCGTCCAACCCGTCGCTGACCATCACCGCCGTCGCCGAACGCAACATCGCGACCGTCATCGCCGACGGCGGCTAA